The Flavobacterium marginilacus genome window below encodes:
- a CDS encoding PNGase F N-terminal domain-containing protein: MMKFFNAILLFFSVILAAQTKSEVYKIKYDKFENGKKTGGNTEIYVYNQMVFLSKPTDNIQQYIDLKNNYNVSTIKDGNTVFKKIIPFDSLPKPKFDNDTQIILGYKCKHARFSYFSNTIDVWFTEQTTVKGTPNSSYLPNKNALVLQLVFNGNYALTASAVNKENKYIPQLNYDDKTQEVNASEFEEIAINSRYKVVKIFDNEILNFDPNRIIPKESELETGKVYHFSKGSVVLKKIKMTPELKNSAAVFVKLRCMSNGDAYDRTGSVFIIPSKKPGETTSLLDAYLYGIEKLPVYRDKKNSQYQGIVKENEYSPPIEILSFFTPFGVNYFNDKRKINNYNWAKDVVYKEEVSSLIPTDEDEIWIGVFIGNYDSGGHKISLELDCYPEMSKNDIVSKNNYIAPLFSTVNTLEMSGQNYGSLFANDTLKVNFEITADVSNLQLLYTTTGHGGWDGGDEFVPRMNKILIDGKEMFKIIPWRTDCATYRLSNPASGNFPDGLSSSDLSRSNWCPGTLTPPYIIPLPTLSKGKHLLEVVIEQGPDYGSSSNHWNISGVLVGQSKSK, translated from the coding sequence ATGATGAAATTTTTTAATGCCATATTGTTGTTTTTTTCTGTAATACTAGCTGCTCAAACCAAATCTGAGGTGTATAAAATTAAGTATGATAAATTTGAAAACGGAAAAAAAACAGGCGGAAACACCGAAATCTATGTGTATAACCAAATGGTTTTTTTATCAAAACCAACTGATAATATACAGCAATACATTGATTTAAAAAACAATTACAACGTCAGCACCATTAAGGATGGAAATACTGTTTTCAAGAAAATAATTCCATTTGACAGTCTGCCAAAACCTAAATTTGATAATGATACCCAAATAATACTGGGTTATAAATGTAAACACGCTAGATTTTCGTATTTTTCTAATACTATAGATGTTTGGTTTACTGAGCAGACTACTGTAAAAGGAACTCCAAACAGCAGTTATTTACCAAACAAGAATGCTCTTGTGCTGCAACTGGTTTTTAACGGAAATTATGCCCTTACTGCAAGTGCCGTCAATAAAGAAAATAAATATATTCCGCAGCTTAATTATGATGATAAAACGCAAGAGGTTAATGCATCAGAATTTGAAGAAATTGCAATAAATTCAAGGTATAAAGTCGTAAAAATTTTCGATAACGAAATTTTAAATTTTGATCCCAATCGTATTATTCCTAAGGAATCAGAGCTTGAAACTGGTAAAGTCTATCATTTTTCGAAAGGAAGTGTGGTGTTGAAAAAAATTAAAATGACTCCCGAATTAAAAAACAGTGCTGCTGTATTTGTAAAATTAAGATGCATGTCTAATGGCGATGCTTATGACAGAACAGGTTCTGTTTTTATTATTCCTTCAAAGAAGCCGGGAGAAACAACTTCCTTGTTAGATGCTTATTTATACGGTATTGAAAAACTTCCAGTGTATAGAGATAAAAAAAACAGCCAATATCAAGGAATTGTAAAGGAAAATGAATATAGTCCACCAATTGAAATACTTAGTTTTTTTACGCCATTTGGAGTTAATTATTTTAATGATAAACGAAAAATAAATAATTATAACTGGGCAAAAGATGTAGTTTATAAAGAAGAAGTCAGTTCTCTTATTCCTACTGATGAAGATGAAATCTGGATTGGTGTTTTTATTGGTAATTATGATAGTGGAGGTCACAAAATAAGTCTGGAACTCGATTGTTATCCAGAGATGTCTAAAAACGATATTGTTTCAAAAAATAACTATATAGCACCTTTGTTTTCTACAGTCAATACTTTAGAAATGTCGGGACAAAACTACGGCAGCCTTTTTGCCAATGATACGCTAAAGGTTAATTTTGAAATTACTGCTGATGTCAGCAATTTACAGCTTTTATATACCACAACAGGTCATGGAGGCTGGGATGGCGGTGATGAATTTGTACCTCGAATGAATAAAATACTGATTGATGGAAAAGAAATGTTTAAAATTATTCCTTGGAGGACCGATTGTGCTACCTATCGATTATCAAATCCAGCATCGGGTAATTTTCCTGATGGTTTGTCATCGAGTGATTTAAGCCGTTCTAACTGGTGTCCAGGAACATTAACTCCACCCTACATTATTCCGCTTCCAACATTGTCAAAAGGGAAACATCTTTTAGAAGTTGTTATAGAACAAGGACCAGACTATGGTTCAAGCTCAAACCATTGGAATATTTCAGGAGTTCTTGTGGGACAGTCCAAGAGTAAATAA
- a CDS encoding FecR family protein, with protein MVKRIKHSLEYLIDKSLQKKTSEAEENLLNDFVSNEYKNSNWDETAMGSSDEASINIFENIQFRIEKKKTFNPFLKYMAAASILFLIGLGVLFKPSISTAKQLTFKTLDIPKSIQLSDGSKIYLAANSLFKYPEKFDADERKVSLLKGNAFFEVAKDRKHPFIIQSGDLKTRVVGTSFHIQLSKSKCEVIVVTGKVNVAAKGQNVDLVPNEEALFTENKLTKQMAEKAYLVNWYNTDITLNQTTLKQVIAILQYKYGISFEYKNDKVLDMRLTVFIKKEASLESVLEQINYITNLKFKVYDEIVKEN; from the coding sequence ATGGTAAAAAGAATTAAGCATAGTTTAGAATATCTTATAGATAAAAGTTTACAGAAAAAAACTTCTGAGGCGGAAGAAAATTTATTGAATGATTTTGTATCAAACGAATATAAAAACTCCAATTGGGATGAAACCGCTATGGGAAGTTCTGATGAAGCTTCCATAAATATATTTGAAAATATTCAATTTCGAATAGAAAAGAAAAAAACATTCAATCCATTTTTAAAATATATGGCAGCTGCCAGTATTCTTTTTCTTATCGGCTTAGGGGTTCTCTTTAAACCCAGTATTTCTACAGCAAAGCAATTAACATTTAAAACGTTAGATATCCCCAAATCAATCCAATTAAGTGACGGTTCGAAAATTTATCTGGCAGCAAACTCATTATTCAAATATCCTGAAAAATTTGATGCTGATGAAAGAAAAGTATCGCTTTTAAAAGGTAACGCTTTTTTTGAAGTAGCCAAGGATAGAAAACATCCATTTATTATTCAGTCAGGTGATCTGAAAACAAGAGTTGTCGGGACATCATTTCATATTCAATTGTCAAAATCTAAATGCGAAGTGATTGTTGTAACTGGAAAAGTAAATGTTGCAGCAAAAGGACAAAACGTGGATTTGGTTCCAAATGAAGAAGCGTTGTTTACAGAAAATAAACTGACCAAACAAATGGCTGAGAAGGCGTATCTGGTAAATTGGTACAATACCGATATTACATTAAATCAAACTACTCTTAAGCAGGTTATTGCCATTCTGCAATATAAATATGGTATTTCATTCGAGTATAAAAATGATAAAGTTTTGGATATGCGATTAACGGTATTCATTAAAAAAGAGGCATCACTAGAAAGTGTTTTAGAACAAATAAATTATATAACAAACCTAAAATTTAAAGTTTATGACGAAATAGTAAAAGAGAATTAA
- a CDS encoding sialidase family protein translates to MRVPKSNFSIVLLVLVCVSCASIKKMPNADNISSEFITDQPVTNNSHAATLAEIKPNVLMAAWFGGKHEGAADVGIYYSTYKEKKWSPPQNIIKPSIIQGDTLPCWNPVLFKSKSECLYLFYKIGKNPREWFGAMILSHDNGVTWSDPKYLPDNFLGPIRNKPIEITPGVILCGSSTESTENNKWRAHIEKYTESTGRWSKIEIENNKNFEIIQPAFLVHSNKSIQVLFRSRHNKLITSWSKDKGEKWIHTDSLDVVNSNSGIDALTVSKKGFLLVNNPLKQGKDWFNGRNVLDVEYSTDGMHWRKLFDLENQKEGEFSYPAIIQTADRNIHILYTYNRKYIKHVVFELN, encoded by the coding sequence ATGAGGGTTCCAAAATCAAACTTTTCGATAGTTTTATTAGTTCTGGTATGTGTATCTTGTGCATCGATAAAGAAGATGCCAAATGCAGATAATATTAGCAGCGAATTTATAACAGATCAGCCAGTTACCAACAATAGCCACGCGGCAACATTGGCAGAGATTAAACCTAATGTACTTATGGCCGCATGGTTTGGAGGAAAACATGAAGGAGCTGCAGATGTAGGTATTTATTATTCGACTTATAAAGAAAAAAAATGGTCTCCGCCTCAAAATATTATTAAACCGTCCATAATTCAAGGGGATACGTTACCATGCTGGAATCCTGTATTATTCAAAAGTAAAAGCGAATGTCTATACTTGTTCTATAAAATTGGAAAAAATCCGAGAGAATGGTTTGGAGCCATGATATTATCTCATGATAATGGAGTTACTTGGAGCGATCCTAAATATTTGCCGGATAATTTTCTAGGACCTATTAGAAATAAACCTATTGAGATAACTCCTGGAGTAATTCTGTGTGGCAGTAGTACAGAAAGTACTGAAAACAATAAGTGGAGAGCACATATAGAAAAATATACTGAATCAACGGGCAGGTGGTCTAAAATTGAGATTGAGAATAACAAGAATTTCGAGATTATTCAGCCAGCATTTTTAGTCCATTCTAATAAAAGTATTCAGGTTTTATTTAGAAGCAGGCATAATAAACTGATTACAAGCTGGTCTAAAGATAAAGGTGAAAAATGGATTCATACTGACAGTCTGGATGTTGTAAATTCAAATTCAGGCATTGATGCTTTGACAGTGTCTAAAAAAGGTTTTTTATTGGTAAATAATCCATTAAAGCAGGGAAAAGACTGGTTTAATGGGCGAAATGTATTAGATGTCGAATATTCAACAGATGGGATGCATTGGAGAAAATTATTTGATCTAGAAAACCAAAAAGAAGGAGAATTCAGTTATCCAGCAATTATCCAGACCGCTGACAGAAATATTCATATTTTATATACTTACAATCGAAAGTATATTAAACATGTCGTATTTGAATTAAATTAA
- a CDS encoding SusD/RagB family nutrient-binding outer membrane lipoprotein, with protein MRKLLYISLTTAAVFFSSCSKDDFAEAYPDPSKVPTTIVPRQFTGFMRINFEDVIPSYWNYYTVLQSTSLTYTQGHGFTNSSGRYVPGAASFDRWGRYYKFVTQYRELETVMASLSSAEQARNRIYMIASTIYLYDHTQKMIDNFGDIPFSEAGKISLTGGNYAAASAKYDNQTELYTLMLDKLKAFSAELNSITVPQDIATDFKTQDLINKGDMTSWKNYCNSLRLKMLNRVSAVPAFAARANTEIAAIIADGKIVDENTENIAFRVYTQEGDLDTSGFHDAMEDGNNIAPKPMIDHMNANNDPRKPWLFEAAVRTPGVYTGLDPMLASGAQVQLITDGKISTYNRSVISRNDWLPGTLINAAEVNLILAEYYVRTGNAGTAKNHFEKAIRQSVEYYVRLGDKADDLTWKPATEPTTAEINTYIATINFAGATTPAAQLELIAFQKYIHYNMMQVDESWAEQRRLKLPALTFREDETSSIRKTPPTRWTYPISESIYNTANYNVVKANDNLSTKIFWDIK; from the coding sequence ATGAGAAAATTATTATATATATCATTAACAACTGCAGCTGTTTTTTTTAGCTCTTGTTCGAAAGACGATTTTGCAGAAGCTTATCCTGATCCGTCTAAAGTTCCAACGACCATCGTACCTAGACAGTTTACTGGGTTCATGAGGATTAACTTTGAAGATGTAATTCCGTCCTATTGGAATTATTATACGGTGCTGCAATCTACTTCTTTAACTTATACTCAGGGTCATGGATTTACAAATTCATCTGGTCGTTATGTTCCAGGTGCGGCGTCATTTGATAGATGGGGAAGGTATTATAAATTTGTTACACAATATAGGGAGTTGGAAACAGTGATGGCTTCTTTGTCTTCGGCAGAACAGGCTAGAAATAGAATCTATATGATTGCTTCAACTATTTATTTATATGATCATACACAAAAAATGATTGATAACTTTGGAGATATTCCTTTCTCCGAAGCTGGTAAAATTAGCTTAACTGGCGGTAATTATGCTGCTGCCTCAGCAAAATATGATAATCAAACGGAATTATATACCTTGATGCTGGATAAATTGAAAGCGTTTTCAGCCGAATTGAATTCAATTACTGTACCACAAGATATTGCTACTGATTTCAAAACTCAGGACTTGATCAATAAAGGTGACATGACGAGTTGGAAAAACTATTGCAATTCTTTGCGTTTAAAAATGTTGAACAGGGTTTCGGCTGTTCCAGCTTTCGCAGCAAGAGCAAATACTGAAATAGCTGCGATCATTGCTGATGGAAAAATTGTAGATGAAAATACTGAAAATATTGCCTTCAGAGTGTACACTCAGGAGGGTGATTTAGATACTTCAGGGTTTCATGATGCTATGGAAGACGGAAACAACATTGCTCCAAAACCAATGATTGATCACATGAATGCAAATAATGATCCTCGCAAACCTTGGCTGTTTGAAGCGGCTGTTAGAACTCCAGGTGTTTATACAGGACTTGATCCAATGCTGGCATCTGGAGCTCAGGTGCAGTTAATAACTGACGGTAAAATTTCGACTTACAATCGTTCTGTAATTAGTAGAAATGATTGGCTGCCTGGCACATTGATTAATGCTGCCGAGGTAAACTTGATTCTTGCGGAGTACTACGTGAGAACGGGTAATGCTGGTACAGCAAAAAATCATTTCGAGAAAGCGATCAGACAATCGGTTGAATATTATGTAAGATTAGGTGATAAAGCTGATGATTTAACTTGGAAACCAGCTACAGAACCAACAACAGCTGAAATTAATACTTATATTGCCACTATCAACTTTGCTGGAGCTACGACACCTGCAGCTCAATTAGAGTTAATTGCTTTCCAAAAGTATATTCACTACAATATGATGCAAGTAGACGAATCCTGGGCTGAACAAAGAAGATTAAAACTTCCGGCTTTAACATTTCGTGAGGATGAAACAAGCAGTATCAGAAAAACACCTCCAACACGCTGGACATATCCAATTTCTGAAAGTATTTATAATACTGCAAATTACAATGTTGTGAAAGCAAATGATAATTTAAGTACCAAAATATTCTGGGATATTAAGTAA
- a CDS encoding M20/M25/M40 family metallo-hydrolase — MKTSIVRNSFLMITLAFSVVVNSQNTINSSTFYKHDKFLSSDKLEGRFPGTKGNNAAAAYIQKYFKKYGLKKFGDIYFQSFKLFVKEGINKIKSDSVTTQNVVGYLEGTDKELKNEFIVIGAHYDHWGWGGKGSGSKKKDTIAIHNGADDNASGVAALLCILEELSKSNNKPKRSIIFISFSGEEEGLFGSRYFVNHLPVDKKDVKVMLNMDMVGRLNSEKQLYMGGAGTFPEGVDLMKSLGVNSGLNPIVHAGDVGGSDHVSFYKSSISAVGFHTGGHPQYHTPEDDIELINSKGGELAVKYIYNALTAIANYSQPLYFISQD, encoded by the coding sequence ATGAAAACAAGTATAGTAAGAAATTCTTTTTTAATGATTACACTAGCTTTTAGTGTTGTTGTAAACTCTCAAAATACGATTAACAGCAGCACATTTTATAAGCATGATAAATTTTTGTCATCGGATAAATTGGAAGGCCGTTTTCCAGGAACCAAAGGAAACAATGCAGCAGCAGCTTATATTCAAAAATATTTTAAGAAATATGGTCTTAAAAAATTCGGTGACATTTACTTTCAATCTTTTAAATTATTTGTGAAAGAAGGCATAAATAAGATAAAATCGGATAGTGTTACGACACAGAATGTAGTTGGTTATCTAGAGGGAACTGACAAAGAACTGAAAAATGAATTTATAGTAATAGGAGCGCATTATGATCATTGGGGATGGGGAGGAAAAGGATCAGGCAGTAAAAAGAAAGACACCATCGCAATTCATAATGGTGCAGATGACAATGCTTCGGGAGTTGCAGCTTTACTTTGTATTTTAGAAGAATTGTCTAAGTCAAATAACAAGCCCAAGAGGAGTATCATTTTTATTTCTTTTAGCGGAGAAGAGGAAGGACTATTTGGATCGAGATATTTTGTTAATCATTTGCCTGTTGATAAAAAAGACGTAAAAGTAATGCTGAATATGGATATGGTAGGAAGACTAAATAGTGAAAAACAACTCTATATGGGTGGTGCAGGAACTTTTCCAGAAGGGGTTGATTTAATGAAGAGTTTAGGTGTAAACAGCGGACTAAATCCTATTGTTCACGCTGGAGATGTAGGAGGGTCAGATCATGTTTCTTTTTACAAATCTTCAATATCTGCTGTGGGATTTCATACAGGAGGACACCCGCAATATCATACACCCGAAGACGATATAGAATTAATTAATAGTAAGGGAGGAGAATTGGCAGTTAAATATATTTATAATGCTTTGACAGCTATAGCTAATTATAGCCAGCCACTTTATTTTATTAGCCAAGATTAA
- a CDS encoding RNA polymerase sigma-70 factor: protein MKNPQIFNQMYTSYWKKLNAFSYTMTQDKELAQNIVQDVFVDLWERKEELHINAIEPYLFRAVKNQVFKHYQNNRFDKTVLEDKFEDYIIDNFSAIDPELMDLLYSLLEKLPEKRKEVLLMYKFQDMSIDQIADELGISRQTVKNQISSALKQLREGLKDLTWMLPLAIFYRNF, encoded by the coding sequence ATGAAGAATCCTCAAATCTTTAATCAAATGTATACTTCTTATTGGAAAAAGCTTAATGCCTTTTCGTATACAATGACACAGGATAAAGAGTTGGCACAGAATATTGTTCAGGATGTTTTTGTTGATTTATGGGAGCGAAAAGAGGAGCTGCATATAAATGCAATTGAACCGTATTTATTTCGTGCAGTAAAAAATCAGGTCTTTAAACATTATCAAAATAATAGATTTGATAAGACGGTTTTAGAAGATAAATTCGAAGACTACATTATAGATAATTTTTCGGCTATAGATCCTGAATTAATGGATTTACTTTATAGTTTATTAGAAAAACTTCCAGAGAAACGTAAAGAGGTTTTATTGATGTATAAATTTCAAGATATGTCTATCGATCAAATTGCAGACGAACTTGGAATATCCAGACAAACAGTAAAAAATCAAATTTCATCTGCTTTAAAACAGCTGCGCGAAGGCCTAAAAGACTTGACTTGGATGTTGCCGCTTGCAATTTTTTATAGAAACTTTTAA
- a CDS encoding phosphatidylinositol-specific phospholipase C1-like protein encodes MKQILFTLFLAGTIPFSVKAQDENLKINQIQVIGSHNSYRQNIETDLYNTIQAKDTSRSLKGLQYTHIEIKEQLNKGLRNLEIDIYADTKGGKYAHPKGLDIAKSEQDYDPKGLMNKPGFKVFHMPDIDFRTSCYTFEICLQELKKWSEANPDHIPVFITLEPKDGDANFFGTKPEDFTPELFDALDKIIRKELGNDKLITPDMVRGKYSTLEEAVLHQNWPTLKKAKGRFLFLLDNNGAKRDMYALNHPSLKGRAVFINAEPGKPEAAALFRNNSEDPEIPSLVTKGYIIRTRADSDTKEARANDYSHFEAAKKSGAQIITTDYYLPSTLFNSPYQIKYDDNTYVRPNPVNGVKK; translated from the coding sequence ATGAAACAAATTCTGTTTACATTATTTCTTGCCGGCACTATACCATTCAGTGTAAAAGCACAAGACGAAAATCTTAAAATAAATCAAATTCAAGTAATTGGCTCCCACAACAGTTACAGACAAAATATTGAAACTGATTTATACAATACTATCCAAGCAAAAGATACATCACGTTCTCTAAAAGGCTTACAATACACACATATCGAAATTAAAGAACAATTAAATAAAGGGCTGCGAAACCTGGAAATCGATATTTATGCCGACACTAAAGGCGGTAAATATGCACATCCAAAAGGCTTAGATATTGCAAAATCTGAGCAAGATTATGATCCAAAAGGATTAATGAACAAACCTGGTTTTAAGGTTTTTCATATGCCCGATATCGATTTTAGAACTTCTTGTTATACTTTTGAAATCTGTCTTCAAGAATTAAAAAAATGGTCTGAAGCGAATCCAGACCACATTCCTGTTTTTATTACTTTGGAACCTAAAGATGGTGACGCAAATTTTTTCGGAACCAAACCAGAAGATTTTACTCCTGAATTATTCGATGCATTAGATAAAATTATCCGCAAAGAATTAGGAAACGATAAATTAATCACACCAGATATGGTGCGTGGAAAATATAGTACGCTCGAAGAAGCTGTTTTACATCAAAACTGGCCAACACTAAAAAAAGCAAAGGGAAGATTTTTATTTCTTTTGGATAATAATGGAGCAAAAAGAGATATGTATGCTTTAAATCATCCATCGTTAAAAGGACGCGCTGTTTTTATAAATGCTGAACCAGGAAAACCAGAAGCTGCAGCTTTATTCCGAAATAACTCTGAAGATCCAGAAATACCGTCGTTAGTAACAAAAGGATATATCATTCGTACGAGAGCCGATTCTGACACGAAAGAAGCGAGAGCTAATGATTATTCGCATTTTGAAGCTGCCAAAAAATCAGGAGCACAAATTATTACAACTGATTATTATCTGCCAAGTACTCTTTTTAATTCACCTTACCAGATTAAGTATGATGACAATACTTATGTCAGACCAAATCCTGTAAATGGCGTGAAGAAGTAA
- a CDS encoding beta-1,3-glucanase family protein yields MATLKVIFKNNSGLSDKLVSIGFVSGSDTAPFCISYPAPNQLQPLELEIQPLNQEVGKGNWYSLNDLSKGVSIQNFSGRIYISYGQTWSVLNAGYEPAQNITDPNFFLRYDKMEVTFNGNPTDVADLTSIDYWSIPMQLETFLNNSIVQTDNGIKTGKTSQMIYTQLSAITAIPQSGLSNALPALVPGSFDQLPTQPGTGFARIIGPSSYPPIGGVPVTPYDLFEDYLNSLIQNFGPNTTVGKVIPGLGNGIIAIIAGQFNGVGPNVPTTGPQSAQAYNLTATIDNTGDVTLTGTIGSVIGTTTIVYKKNDLINPSGIYGANASFSINGGASQNPANDVYGWITGDLLAGFNIGAIGSETAICKTKVGAMSSSDWFSIPSTSLFSALQNSPSYYNQYAAVLQKLSDAYNFAYSDRFSPVLVSVSPAIADTLQISLLNVAEDN; encoded by the coding sequence ATGGCAACATTAAAAGTAATTTTTAAGAACAACAGCGGTTTATCCGATAAACTTGTATCAATAGGTTTTGTTTCCGGAAGTGATACGGCTCCATTTTGTATTAGCTATCCGGCTCCAAATCAATTACAGCCTTTAGAATTGGAAATACAGCCTTTAAATCAAGAAGTAGGAAAAGGGAATTGGTATTCTTTAAACGATTTGAGCAAAGGAGTGTCTATTCAGAATTTTAGCGGTAGAATTTATATATCTTATGGTCAGACATGGTCTGTTTTGAATGCAGGTTATGAACCCGCTCAAAATATTACTGATCCTAATTTTTTTCTTCGTTATGACAAAATGGAAGTAACGTTTAATGGAAATCCGACTGATGTAGCCGATTTGACCAGTATTGACTATTGGAGTATTCCCATGCAGCTGGAGACATTTTTGAATAATTCAATTGTACAAACAGACAATGGCATCAAAACAGGCAAAACTTCTCAAATGATTTATACACAATTAAGTGCTATTACAGCTATACCACAGTCTGGCTTAAGCAATGCTTTGCCTGCTCTAGTTCCAGGAAGTTTTGATCAGCTGCCAACACAGCCCGGTACCGGTTTTGCACGTATTATAGGGCCTTCTTCTTATCCGCCAATTGGAGGTGTTCCAGTTACGCCTTATGACCTTTTTGAAGACTATCTTAACTCACTGATTCAAAATTTTGGACCAAATACTACTGTTGGAAAAGTGATTCCCGGATTAGGAAATGGAATTATAGCCATAATTGCAGGTCAGTTTAATGGTGTTGGGCCAAATGTACCAACTACCGGACCTCAAAGTGCCCAAGCTTATAATTTAACTGCTACAATTGATAATACGGGTGACGTTACTTTAACTGGCACTATAGGCAGTGTAATAGGGACAACAACTATCGTTTATAAAAAAAATGATTTAATCAATCCAAGTGGTATTTATGGTGCCAATGCCTCTTTTTCAATTAATGGAGGAGCTTCGCAAAATCCTGCTAACGATGTTTATGGGTGGATAACGGGTGATTTATTGGCAGGGTTTAATATTGGAGCAATTGGTTCGGAAACAGCCATTTGTAAAACAAAAGTGGGCGCAATGTCTAGTTCTGATTGGTTTTCCATACCCAGTACTTCCCTGTTTAGTGCTTTGCAAAATAGCCCATCATACTATAACCAATATGCAGCTGTTTTACAAAAACTTTCTGATGCTTATAATTTTGCTTATTCAGATCGTTTTTCACCTGTATTGGTTTCCGTGAGCCCTGCTATTGCAGATACATTGCAAATTTCCTTGCTTAATGTTGCAGAAGACAACTAA